The Methanohalophilus portucalensis DNA window ATCTTATTCTCATGGATATAATGCTAAAAGATGGTATGGATGGTGTAGAAGCTGCTCATTTCATAAAACTCAATTATGATATTCCTTTAGTCTATATTACGGCTTATGCCGATGATAATATAATGCGAAGGGCCAAACTCACGGAGCCCTTTGGTTATATCCTCAAGCCATTTGAAGAGTCCGAATTGCGTACCAACATAGAAATTGCGTTATACAAATATGAAATGGAACGCAGGCTCAAAGAGAGCAAGAAATGGCTTACTGCTGTGCTCAATAGTATCGGGGATGCAGTAATTGCAACAGATGAAGAGGGCCTGGTCAAATTCATTAATCCATTTGCAGAAGCTCTAACCGGTTGGGATCAGGATGAAGCAATTGGTTTGCCTTTGTCAGAAGTTTTTGTGGTTGAGAATGAAGTTCCTGGTGAAAAGGCAGATGACCCGATCCAGAAAGTCATGAAGGAGGGCATGTTTTACGGCCTTGGAAGTCATACAGTGCTTGTTACTAAAAGCAAAACCCAGATTCCTGTAGATGTAATTGGTTCTCCCATTCGTAATGAAGCAGGTAAACTACTGGGTACTTTGGTCTTGTTCTATGATATATCTGAACGCAAACGTGTCGAGAATATGATATATGACCAGAATAGTCGCAAAGATATATGATCTTATATAAATGAAGGAGTTCTATCCTTTATACCAATTTTCTTCTTACAATAAACGCTATTATCAAAATCCATGCAGGAAGCATTTTGTCCATTATTTTTTGTGGACCCAATGCATTCTTCTCTGTTTTTCTGATATATCTATTAGTTTGTTATCTTGATTATTTTCCCATATACCTCCGCATCCACATATGGGCAATTCCTGCATCATAATGAACTTTCCCGTATTCGCAGAAGCCAAATTTACTGTAAAAACCCATGGCCTGAATCTGGGAACTTAAGTGAATCTCAATTGCCCCTTCATGTTTTCCTCTCTTGATCAATTCTTTCATTACCAATTTTCCAAACCCCTAGCCTCTGGAATTGGAAAGCACACATACCCTGCCTATGTAATACGTATCATTCTTTTTAAACAAC harbors:
- a CDS encoding GNAT family N-acetyltransferase encodes the protein MVMKELIKRGKHEGAIEIHLSSQIQAMGFYSKFGFCEYGKVHYDAGIAHMWMRRYMGK
- a CDS encoding ATP-binding response regulator, whose translation is MTDEGIRTKILVVDDEPDNVELLTAYLLNDYDIIPAYSGSEALDILKSCEDDLPDLILMDIMLKDGMDGVEAAHFIKLNYDIPLVYITAYADDNIMRRAKLTEPFGYILKPFEESELRTNIEIALYKYEMERRLKESKKWLTAVLNSIGDAVIATDEEGLVKFINPFAEALTGWDQDEAIGLPLSEVFVVENEVPGEKADDPIQKVMKEGMFYGLGSHTVLVTKSKTQIPVDVIGSPIRNEAGKLLGTLVLFYDISERKRVENMIYDQNSRKDI